The Coffea arabica cultivar ET-39 chromosome 6e, Coffea Arabica ET-39 HiFi, whole genome shotgun sequence genome contains the following window.
TTGTACACTATAATTGAAAAtcaggccttgtttggattgccggtttccgtcgaaaaattacgtcgttttccgttatcacatttccctattacctttttccctcacatacatcaaatcgctacagtaattttttcatgaaaaatcacggaaaatgcaatccaaacacaacctttattttctttttgtttgtttgataaATTCATCTACTCTCATCCTACCTTATATTTAGTAAAGTAAAATCAATATAAATATTGACTAACAAAATTAACTTATTTTCAGACTATTATAATTCATCGAGTGCAGATCATTTTGCTTGAACTGAATAGTAATCTACTTAaatttgatattattttttttaatgagttTAAAATGTTATTTAATCTTTATCTATGGAAGTTCTATAATAAACTATATTTACCAATTGaattcaactattttttttatttattatcttcttgtaattcatttggtAGTTGTGgaacaaaattgaaaacttgTTTGGGCTaaagttcaaataaaggaaaaattaagGGAAAAGGAGTGAAAAGTAGTGTAAGTTACCGCGGTGGCCTATTTCTTCTAGACCCTTCTATTTCTGAATAATTTTTGCAACCCAAATTAGGGTTTCCATTTTTCTATTCTAGACCCTTCTTCTTGCTCCTTCCACCTCCGGAACCCTCCGGACTCTCACTTCTTTTTTTAAATCTCCCTTTTGCACAGATTTTCACCTACAAACACGCACCAGAAACACTGAAGAACGAAGAACACGAAAAatataaactcctaaatttcCACCTGAAACAATGGCGAGAATGGGCGAAGGAGACAAGAGATGGATCGTCGAAGACCGCCCCGACGGCACTAACGTCCACAATTGGCATTGGGCCGAGACAGATTGTCTTGAATGGTCCCgcaatttcttcaagaaaacccTCTCCGATCAATCCCTATTAAATGGCGAAGGCAATCTCTTCATTAAGATAAACAAGGTCGATAAACTCGACGGCGAAGCCTACGTCAATATCCGTAAGGGGAAAATCATCCCTGGGTACGAATTGAGCCTCGTAGTTTCATGGGAAGGTGAAGCCAAAGATTCCGATGGTAATTCAGTGCTTAAATCCGAGGGGACCGTAGAGATACCTTATATTTCCGATGAGAACGCCGACGAAGATCCGGAGCTTAGAGTTACGGTGAAGGACGATGGGCCAATCTGCAAAAGATTAAAGGAGGCCTTCTTAGCTAAAGGGAAACCGTTTGTGCTGGAGCAAGTTAGGGCTTACGTCAGTGCAATGGCGAATGGTGGGCCCGCGAAAGAGGAGCTGGAGGTGAAGAAAGTGGCAAAGAAGACTGCTTCTGCTGGTAGTGGTGATGAGAAGGCAGTGGCGGCTGCTGCTCCGGTGGTGGAGAAGATGGAGGTggtgaagaaggagaagaagaaagaagggttTAAGACGATTACAATGACAGAGAAGTTTAGTTGTGGGGCGAGGTATTTGTTTGAGATATTGATGGATGAGAATAGGTGGAAGGGTTTTACGCAGAGTAATGCTAGGATTAGTAAGGAGGTGAATGGGGAGTTTAGCATATTTAATGGGTCGGTGACTGGGACTAATGTGGAGTTACAAGAGGGCAAGCTAATTGTGCAGAAGTGGCGGTTCGGTAGCTGGCCTGATGGCATTCACTCAATGGTAAAGATTTTAACTTTTCTCAGTATGATGATTTAATTTGTTCTTGTTTTATATTCTTTGTGTATACATGGATGCTTTTGTGCAGCTTATTTTcgattaatcttttgttttattCCATTTAGCAAGTAGCATGCTAGAACTGGTTAGTGGAAGAATTTGTTCAAGCAGAATTTGTTTGGTAGTTCTCCACCAAGGGAAATTTACCGTTGTTGGTAATGAATTTAATACTGAAAATGTGCTTCAGGTGGAGTCAACCGCATGTATGTTAACATTAATGTCTGTCGCATTGTGATTGGTGCTTGTTCGACTGCTGCAGAGGATTAATATGCTTGTTTACTTGTTGCTGTGGATAAACTAAATCTCGGCAATGATTGCTGCTAGTTAAATTTATTAGCTACAGTCCACTCGTGTATTTTGATTGATTTCTTGAGCAGCATTTCAGCTAATTATTAGATTTTTATTGTGTGCTTTGGAGCTTTGTAATACAACTTCTGTGTTACGGTAGTTTTTCCTGCCTTTGGATTATAAACGTTGTACATGCTGCCTGCTTTCTAAGAATTAATGCACCACGGAGATGTACATTGATGTTCTTATTAACAGCTTGAAGAACTTATATTAtttgtcattttttgcatgTTTGATTGATAATTTGATATCATCACTGCTGAGCAGCATGCAGTGTTTGACTTTGTTGGCAAATTCAAGTTACATGTGTTATGGAATTTTCTCCCCTTTGGATTATAAACGTTCTGCTAAAAATAATATATGCTGCAGGTGCGACTAACCTTTGATGAGCCTGAACCTGGGATTACAATTGTCAAGCTCATACATAGTGATGTTCCAGAGGAAGACAGGTTGGTGCCATCTCTAACTGCTTTAGAATATATTGCCTTACCTTCAGCTAGCTGTATATTTCCTCACTGCACCACCCCATCCCCCTAGAAAGAAAAAGACTTGGCAAGAACAAGGTTAAATTCTAATTTGCGCCTCCACAATTTGGCCAAGCTTACCCTAAGGTCTGGAAAGCCATGATCATTGTCTTGTCCAGAAAAGATGTCCACATGTTGAAATCACGTCTGAAATAACTACATTAGTTGAAAATTGATTGTACAGAAGGAAACACTCCCACTGGAAAATGGCTTGAATCCTGTCTCTCCCCTACCCATCTTCATGTCATCCAACCCCTTATTTCCTCTCCAGAGTTTCCGTAAAGCCACTTATGCCCGCTGTGACTATTTTGCCCTCTTATGCATAACATTCCCTGTTGGCTGTTTCTCCAAATCGCCTACCTACAACTCACCTTATCGCCTTCCTTTAAACCAGCACCACCTTTCCTTTTCCCTCCCACTTGTTTGTGTCATAGGTCGTGCTCAGCAACCAGCACCAAGCATAAATCCTGGTGTCCCTTGCCTTGTGTCCTCACAACCTGCACCAAGGCCCTTGTCATCTTTTCCCAACCTACCCCTTAGCTCAAACTCCTTGCTTTTAGTTTTCAAGTGGACTCATTTCTGTTTGTTGCGGAGATAGCAGGATTAGGCAAGGTTTTGATTGGTTGAACTTTTCCATGTCTTTGGTTAATTCCCTGCTCTTGAAATCTACAATTTTTAACTGTTTAAATATGTTATAAAGTTAATTTCAGAACTTTctgttattttttttggttttctcaTTCTGGGAACTGCAAATATCACAATAAGGGTTCATATGTTTTGAGGTTTTCTCAAAGCTTTAAATAACTGATTGTAGTTTAGCCATCTCAAGTGGTGTGCAAATAATCAACTGCAGATAAACAGTtactgaattttattttttgtacactcccccccccccctctctaaTTGAAGCTACTTGATTCTGCAGATATGGAAACGCAACTGTGGTGGAGAATACGGAGAGGGGATGGAGGGATCTTATTTTCCACAAAATACGAGCAGTTTTTGGTTTTGGAATATGATTTTCTTCTTGGAGTTAGTTAATGAATCCGGCCAAGCGTAGAATTTTGTCATTTTGGGTTCCATTAGACTGAGATATGGATTGAATATGACTATTATGGTAAAAATGTACCCAATTTTATGGGTGCAGCTACCATCATATTTACGGTGACCTCTGGCTGTGCCAGACCCAATAGCCTGTGCTGCCAAGTAACTAATTGTGAACTGTGTCTTGATTGGAATGAAGGATATAATGTTCTTTGTTCTCTCTTCTCTATTGGCGCAGCATCGAAATTGCTAGTCATGTCTTTCTTCTGCTCTTTTGGCTCTTGGTGGGTGTCGCATGCCAAATTGAAGTTTATTTCTACAGTGTATTTTCGATATCGCAAGTTGTACTAAACTGAATTATCTCTTTGAGGCTGCACAAGGAAAGCCGATGGCAACACAATCAAATggttaagggaaaaaaaagcgTAAAATAAAAATAGGCGATGGACTGGATGCtctgaaaaaatgaaattaatcatTGAAATGGCTTTCAAAAGGGTTCAATTTCTGTACAAGAAAAAGGTGGAACCTGTACATTCTTGAACTTGGTTTAAAGCCCATGGACTTTGCTAGGCCCGAAATAAAGAATGACCCGAGTTTATGTaggaaaggaaaattttttcgTCGCCTGAGAGATTCGAACTCTCGCGGGGAAACCCCATGTACTTAGCAGGCACACGCCTTAACCACTCGGCCAAAGCGACGATTTTGTTATGAGGGCTTGATATGAAAGCTTATAATACAGCCAGAGGAGGCAACATGAATCCCAAGACTTCCTGCCTGTGTTTATGTCTCATTGACAATTCATTATAACAAGTTCATTCTTGTTTCTTACCTGAAACCCAGGATTTCTTGCTTGTATTTATGTCTTATTTGACAATAATGAATACATATTCAATTTACATGTTTTTGAGAGAACTTGATTCGAAAGAA
Protein-coding sequences here:
- the LOC113694524 gene encoding uncharacterized protein → MARMGEGDKRWIVEDRPDGTNVHNWHWAETDCLEWSRNFFKKTLSDQSLLNGEGNLFIKINKVDKLDGEAYVNIRKGKIIPGYELSLVVSWEGEAKDSDGNSVLKSEGTVEIPYISDENADEDPELRVTVKDDGPICKRLKEAFLAKGKPFVLEQVRAYVSAMANGGPAKEELEVKKVAKKTASAGSGDEKAVAAAAPVVEKMEVVKKEKKKEGFKTITMTEKFSCGARYLFEILMDENRWKGFTQSNARISKEVNGEFSIFNGSVTGTNVELQEGKLIVQKWRFGSWPDGIHSMVRLTFDEPEPGITIVKLIHSDVPEEDRYGNATVVENTERGWRDLIFHKIRAVFGFGI